In one Sebastes umbrosus isolate fSebUmb1 chromosome 13, fSebUmb1.pri, whole genome shotgun sequence genomic region, the following are encoded:
- the LOC119500402 gene encoding gamma-crystallin M2-like yields the protein MSNTGMNMRGKITFYEDRNFQGRSYECMNDCSDMSSYMSRCHSCRVESGCFMVYDRTNYMGNQYFMRRGEYADYQSMMGMRDCIRSCRMIPMHRGQFRMRIYEREQFGGQMHELMDDCDNIQERYRMNDCQSCNVMDGHWLMYEQAHYRGRMMYMRPGEYRSFSNMGSSSSRFMSMRRIMDSCQ from the exons ATGAGCAACACCGGCATGAACATGAGGGGCAAG atcacctTCTACGAGGACAGGAACTTCCAGGGTCGTTCCTATGAGTGCATGAACGACTGCTCTGACATGTCCTCCTACATGAGCAGGTGTCACTCCTGCAGGGTGGAGAGCGGCTGCTTCATGGTCTACGACCGCACCAACTACATGGGAAACCAGTACTTCATGAGGAGGGGCGAGTACGCCGACTACCAGAGCATGATGGGAATGAGGGATTGCATCAGGTCTTGCCGTATGATCCCCATG CACAGGGGCCAGTTCAGGATGAGGATCTACGAGAGGGAGCAGTTCGGTGGTCAGATGCATGAGCTGATGGACGACTGCGACAACATCCAGGAGCGTTACCGCATGAACGACTGCCAGTCCTGCAACGTGATGGACGGCCACTGGCTGATGTACGAGCAGGCCCACTACAGAGGCAGGATGATGTACATGAGGCCCGGAGAGTACAGGAGCTTCAGTAACATGGGATCCAGCAGCTCCAGGTTCATGAGCATGAGGCGCATCATGGACTCCTGCCAGTAA
- the LOC119500344 gene encoding gamma-crystallin M2-like: MSNTGMNMRGKITFYEDRNFQGRSYECMNDCSDMSSYMSRCHSCRVESGCFMVYDRTNYMGNQYFMRRGEYADYMSMMGMRDCIKSCRMIPMHRGQFRMRIYEREQFGGQMHELMDDCDNIQERYRMNDCQSCNVMDGHWLMYEQAQYRGRMMYMRPGEYRNFSNMGSSGSRFMSMRRIMDSCQ; encoded by the exons ATGAGCAACACCGGCATGAACATGAGGGGCAAG atcacctTCTACGAGGACAGGAACTTCCAGGGTCGTTCCTATGAGTGCATGAACGACTGTTCTGACATGTCCTCCTACATGAGCAGGTGTCACTCCTGCAGGGTGGAGAGTGGCTGCTTCATGGTCTACGACCGCACCAACTACATGGGAAACCAGTACTTCATGAGGAGGGGCGAGTACGCCGACTACATGAGCATGATGGGAATGAGGGATTGCATTAAGTCTTGCCGTATGATCCCCATG cacagaggACAGTTCAGGATGAGGATCTACGAGAGGGAGCAGTTCGGTGGTCAGATGCATGAGCTGATGGACGACTGCGACAACATCCAGGAGCGTTACCGCATGAACGACTGCCAGTCCTGCAACGTGATGGACGGCCACTGGCTGATGTACGAGCAGGCCCAGTACAGAGGCAGGATGATGTACATGAGGCCCGGAGAGTACAGGAACTTCAGTAACATGGGATCCAGCGGCTCCAGGTTCATGAGCATGAGGCGCATCATGGACTCCTGCCAGTAA